One segment of Micromonospora parathelypteridis DNA contains the following:
- a CDS encoding DUF4178 domain-containing protein — translation MGGSVTYLVVALAVLVVVVVVVVVRARRRATTGQSSDARAASSPRGGPLRLNLGDRVRIREREYAVSGIIRLVEGDWSWVQHLLDDGSGTRHRLSVEDGPELELVLWTAEPGATVTPGAPTIDLGGLRYTWAETGQARYTATGETGLPSAGTVRYHDYQSGGTAWLSFEAYGEEGWRVARGDLLDSADLAIRPTSGER, via the coding sequence GTGGGCGGGTCAGTGACGTACCTGGTGGTGGCGCTTGCCGTACTCGTGGTGGTCGTGGTCGTGGTGGTCGTGCGGGCCCGGCGGCGGGCGACGACCGGGCAGTCGTCGGACGCCCGTGCGGCGAGCTCGCCGCGCGGCGGCCCTCTCCGCCTGAACCTCGGCGACCGCGTCCGGATCCGCGAGCGGGAGTACGCGGTGAGCGGCATCATCCGCCTGGTCGAGGGGGACTGGAGCTGGGTGCAGCACCTGCTCGACGACGGCTCCGGCACCCGCCACCGGCTCTCGGTGGAAGACGGCCCCGAACTGGAACTGGTGCTCTGGACGGCCGAGCCGGGCGCGACCGTCACCCCCGGCGCCCCGACCATCGACCTCGGTGGGCTGCGCTACACCTGGGCCGAGACCGGGCAGGCGCGCTACACCGCCACCGGCGAGACCGGGCTGCCGTCGGCCGGCACCGTGCGCTACCACGACTACCAGTCCGGTGGCACCGCGTGGCTCTCCTTCGAGGCGTACGGCGAGGAGGGCTGGCGGGTGGCCCGTGGCGACCTGCTCGACAGCGCTGACCTGGCGATCCGCCCCACGTCCGGGGAGCGCTGA
- a CDS encoding SDR family NAD(P)-dependent oxidoreductase has translation MPLDPTTAERRALITGATAGIGAAFTRRLAADGWQLVLVARDAARLTEMAGELGSTYGREVETIPADLSTDDGCAVVEQRLTDGSPVHLLVNNAGISLNKPFLRSTAEDEARLLRLNVHAVMRLTLAALRPMTERRDGAVINVSSVAGFGTAMPGSTYSASKAWVTNFSESVGLSARPFGVRVMALCPGYTRTEFHQRAGINMSKTPEWLWLRAEDVVDEALRDLGKGKMVSVPAWKYKVVVAGMRHAPRRLLQAVARDTRGRIGRDER, from the coding sequence GTGCCGCTCGACCCCACGACTGCCGAGCGCCGAGCCCTCATCACCGGAGCCACCGCAGGCATCGGCGCGGCTTTCACCCGGCGGCTGGCCGCCGACGGTTGGCAGTTGGTGCTGGTGGCCCGCGATGCGGCCCGGCTGACCGAGATGGCAGGCGAGTTGGGTTCCACCTACGGCCGCGAGGTGGAGACGATCCCGGCGGATCTGTCCACCGACGACGGCTGCGCCGTGGTGGAGCAGCGACTCACCGACGGAAGCCCGGTGCACCTGCTGGTCAACAACGCCGGGATCAGCCTGAACAAGCCGTTCCTGCGCTCCACCGCCGAGGATGAGGCGCGCCTGCTGCGCCTCAACGTGCACGCCGTCATGCGACTGACCCTGGCGGCGCTGCGACCGATGACCGAAAGGCGGGATGGGGCAGTGATAAATGTCTCTTCGGTCGCCGGGTTCGGCACGGCGATGCCCGGATCGACGTACTCGGCCAGCAAGGCGTGGGTCACCAACTTCAGCGAGTCTGTTGGTCTGTCGGCGCGGCCGTTCGGTGTCCGGGTGATGGCCCTCTGTCCCGGCTACACCCGCACGGAGTTCCATCAGCGGGCCGGCATCAACATGTCCAAGACGCCCGAGTGGCTGTGGCTGCGGGCCGAGGATGTGGTCGACGAGGCCCTGCGTGACCTGGGAAAAGGCAAGATGGTCAGCGTCCCGGCATGGAAGTACAAGGTGGTCGTCGCCGGCATGCGGCATGCGCCCCGGCGGCTGCTCCAGGCGGTCGCGCGGGACACCCGCGGCCGGATCGGTCGCGACGAGCGCTGA
- the pyrE gene encoding orotate phosphoribosyltransferase — protein sequence MGDHDDLRKFITDLAVVHGRVVLSSGREADWYVDLRRVTLHHQAAPLVGRVLLDLTADWEYAAVGGLTLGADPVALSMLHAAAPTGRALDAFVVRKAGKAHGLQRRIEGPEVAGRRVLAVEDTSTTGGSVLTAVEALREAGAEVVGVAVIVDRGAGDAVRAAGLPYRAAYTLADLGLVA from the coding sequence ATGGGGGACCACGACGACCTGCGTAAATTCATTACCGACCTGGCTGTGGTCCACGGACGGGTCGTGCTCTCCTCGGGGCGTGAGGCAGATTGGTACGTGGATCTGCGGCGCGTCACGCTCCATCACCAGGCCGCTCCTTTGGTCGGCCGGGTGTTGCTGGACCTCACCGCCGACTGGGAGTACGCCGCTGTCGGGGGCCTCACCCTGGGCGCGGACCCTGTCGCGCTCTCGATGTTGCACGCCGCCGCTCCGACCGGCCGTGCCCTGGACGCCTTTGTGGTGCGCAAGGCGGGCAAGGCGCACGGTCTGCAGCGGCGGATCGAGGGACCGGAGGTGGCCGGCCGCCGGGTGTTGGCGGTGGAGGATACGTCCACGACGGGCGGAAGTGTGTTGACCGCTGTCGAGGCGCTTCGAGAGGCCGGGGCGGAAGTCGTGGGCGTGGCGGTTATTGTTGATCGAGGCGCCGGCGACGCGGTGCGAGCCGCCGGATTGCCTTACCGGGCGGCCTATACGTTGGCTGACCTCGGCCTTGTGGCGTAA
- a CDS encoding ArsR/SmtB family transcription factor — translation MEYVGTALAEMTMPQISPLNGEPIERADAERLAGVLKALADPARLRLLSLIQSAPEGEACVCDLTAPLGLSQPTVSHHLRILTEAGLLQREKRGVWAYYSLVPSAIATIADLLTPPRKRATKKAR, via the coding sequence ATGGAATACGTGGGAACTGCGTTGGCCGAAATGACTATGCCTCAGATCTCGCCGCTTAACGGCGAGCCGATCGAACGTGCCGATGCCGAGCGTCTTGCCGGGGTCCTCAAGGCCCTTGCGGATCCTGCTCGGCTGCGGCTGCTCAGCCTGATCCAGTCGGCCCCCGAGGGCGAGGCGTGCGTCTGTGACCTGACGGCGCCGCTCGGCCTCTCTCAGCCGACGGTCAGTCATCACCTGCGCATCCTCACCGAGGCTGGCTTGCTGCAGCGGGAGAAGCGCGGTGTCTGGGCGTACTACAGCCTGGTCCCGAGTGCGATCGCGACGATCGCCGACCTGCTGACCCCGCCGCGTAAGCGGGCCACCAAGAAGGCTCGCTGA
- a CDS encoding DedA family protein, whose protein sequence is MAVDTAEKTRALVESVALNPLDPKDLLQTFGLIGVWVILFAETGLLVGFFFPGDSLLFLAGVASSPVADAIFGDGTRLSLAGLLIGGPICAIVGAQLGHWLGARYGRPMFERPNSRLFKKEYVEKAEYYFDKFGPAKAVVLARFIPIVRTFLNPVAGALGMPARKFLLWNVVGAVLWVDGILLIGYLLAEQIYDAIGDKIDHYILPVVALIIVISVLPIFFEFLRDRRARKRGEAVAVVAAASAAGAVEAAREAFDHDKHQHGRHRPEHGQDR, encoded by the coding sequence GTGGCCGTGGACACAGCTGAGAAGACCCGCGCTCTCGTGGAGAGCGTCGCCCTGAACCCGCTCGATCCCAAGGATCTGTTGCAGACCTTCGGCCTGATCGGCGTGTGGGTGATCCTCTTCGCCGAGACCGGCCTGCTGGTGGGCTTCTTCTTCCCTGGTGATTCGCTGCTGTTCCTCGCCGGTGTGGCCTCGTCGCCGGTGGCGGACGCGATCTTCGGCGACGGCACTCGCCTCTCCCTGGCTGGCCTGCTGATCGGCGGGCCGATCTGCGCGATCGTCGGTGCCCAGCTGGGGCACTGGCTCGGCGCCCGGTACGGCCGGCCCATGTTCGAGCGGCCGAACTCCCGGCTCTTCAAGAAGGAGTACGTGGAGAAGGCCGAGTACTACTTCGACAAGTTCGGCCCGGCGAAGGCCGTGGTGCTGGCGCGCTTCATTCCGATCGTCCGGACGTTCCTCAACCCGGTCGCCGGCGCGCTCGGCATGCCAGCCCGGAAGTTCCTGCTCTGGAACGTCGTCGGAGCGGTGCTCTGGGTGGACGGCATCCTGCTGATCGGCTACCTGCTGGCCGAGCAGATCTATGACGCCATCGGCGACAAGATCGACCACTACATCCTGCCGGTGGTGGCCCTGATCATCGTGATCTCGGTGCTGCCGATCTTCTTCGAGTTCCTCCGCGACCGGCGGGCTCGTAAGCGCGGCGAAGCGGTCGCGGTGGTCGCGGCGGCCAGCGCCGCTGGCGCGGTGGAAGCGGCCCGCGAGGCGTTCGACCACGACAAGCACCAGCACGGCCGCCACCGCCCGGAGCACGGCCAGGACCGCTGA
- a CDS encoding LPXTG cell wall anchor domain-containing protein, with amino-acid sequence MLTHSTRRWLAGLGVAGAFVAASATPAAAAPASPAENLDLYADNVIVAPGGTEKWVTLFSLTTERQPADYTIKVDRSKIDGFANVETSGENCTESGAILTCKVEDQDDDGSYLNLVSLIVRAKAGAKPDQKGELSFTVTPDGKSGSASYSSTVEIGEGVDLATNESLELKGAPGATLKAPFQVTNRGEVPAEDVVLYVVGADGLQPSKRYENCEYTDGPLHDFAFACHLDTTIGENSSFRLDDSFGFTVPADTWAPNTFGGFSTWFTPADWDEYRSEAELPAKLGPNGTEGELKLEPVMNLRSRQTDINPLDNSTWIDLQVTGDHRADVAARGATVTGDVGATVALTVGWVNNGPAAVNTGGSESPWIGTTVTLPKGVTAVRAPEDCFDSEDDGWEPGKPGARVYQCPVPGVIKKGEKVDYEFQLRIDQAGGQAGEVKLRTGHEETEIKDLNPANDTAKILVNAAGDTGGNGGTGGNGGTGGNGAGDGGGLPVTGQSTGLIAGLGALLLAAGVGGYLVAKRRRTRFVA; translated from the coding sequence ATGCTCACCCACTCCACCCGGCGCTGGCTCGCCGGACTGGGCGTAGCAGGCGCGTTCGTCGCAGCCTCCGCCACCCCGGCCGCCGCCGCCCCCGCCTCACCGGCAGAGAATCTCGACCTGTACGCCGACAACGTGATCGTCGCGCCCGGCGGCACCGAGAAGTGGGTCACCCTCTTCTCGCTCACCACGGAGCGGCAGCCCGCCGACTACACGATCAAGGTGGACCGGAGCAAGATCGACGGTTTCGCCAACGTCGAGACCAGCGGGGAGAACTGCACCGAGTCCGGTGCGATCCTGACGTGCAAGGTCGAGGACCAGGACGACGACGGCTCGTACCTGAACCTCGTCTCCCTCATCGTTCGCGCAAAGGCGGGCGCCAAGCCCGATCAGAAGGGCGAGCTGAGTTTCACGGTCACGCCGGACGGCAAGTCCGGATCCGCCTCCTACAGCTCGACCGTCGAAATCGGCGAGGGTGTCGACCTCGCCACCAACGAGTCCCTGGAGCTCAAAGGCGCGCCCGGCGCCACGCTGAAGGCCCCGTTCCAGGTGACGAACCGGGGCGAGGTGCCCGCGGAGGACGTCGTTCTCTACGTCGTCGGCGCGGACGGTCTTCAGCCGTCGAAGCGCTACGAGAACTGCGAGTACACCGACGGCCCGCTGCACGACTTCGCGTTCGCCTGCCACTTGGACACCACCATCGGCGAGAACAGTAGCTTCCGCCTCGACGACAGCTTCGGTTTCACCGTGCCCGCCGACACCTGGGCGCCGAACACCTTCGGCGGGTTCTCCACCTGGTTCACGCCTGCCGACTGGGACGAGTACAGGTCCGAGGCCGAACTCCCGGCCAAGCTCGGGCCGAACGGCACCGAGGGTGAGCTGAAGCTCGAGCCGGTCATGAACCTGCGCTCCCGGCAGACCGACATCAACCCGTTGGACAACTCGACCTGGATCGACCTTCAGGTGACCGGCGACCATCGGGCCGATGTGGCAGCGCGCGGCGCGACGGTGACCGGTGACGTCGGCGCTACCGTCGCGCTCACGGTCGGCTGGGTCAACAACGGGCCGGCGGCCGTCAACACGGGTGGCAGCGAGTCGCCCTGGATCGGCACCACCGTCACGCTGCCGAAGGGCGTCACCGCCGTCCGCGCTCCGGAGGACTGCTTCGACTCCGAGGACGACGGGTGGGAGCCGGGCAAGCCCGGCGCCCGGGTCTACCAGTGCCCCGTGCCCGGCGTGATCAAAAAGGGCGAGAAGGTCGACTACGAGTTCCAGCTGCGGATCGACCAGGCCGGCGGCCAGGCCGGTGAGGTCAAGCTACGCACCGGGCACGAGGAGACCGAGATCAAGGACCTGAACCCAGCCAACGACACCGCCAAGATCCTGGTGAACGCTGCCGGTGACACCGGCGGCAACGGCGGCACGGGCGGCAACGGCGGCACGGGCGGTAACGGCGCCGGTGACGGCGGCGGCCTGCCGGTCACCGGTCAGTCCACCGGCCTGATCGCCGGCCTCGGCGCGCTGCTGCTCGCCGCGGGCGTCGGCGGCTACCTGGTGGCCAAGCGCCGCCGGACCCGCTTCGTCGCCTGA
- a CDS encoding SigE family RNA polymerase sigma factor — translation MTYEEFADTRLTPLLRYAVMLTGDSHQAQDLVQETMVRVQLNWRRVARADSPERYVRRMLTNQYVDWRRGSWVRRVLLRAEPDPTLPAPTDHAQSAVERDQIWSWLSRLPRRQRAALVLRYYEDLPDVEIADILDCAVGTVRSSISRALATLRAEYVEA, via the coding sequence GTGACGTACGAGGAGTTCGCGGACACGCGGCTGACCCCGCTACTGCGGTACGCGGTGATGCTCACCGGTGATTCGCACCAGGCTCAGGATCTGGTCCAGGAGACCATGGTCCGAGTCCAGCTCAACTGGCGCCGCGTCGCCCGGGCGGACTCACCCGAGCGCTACGTGCGCCGAATGCTCACCAACCAGTACGTCGACTGGCGGCGCGGCTCGTGGGTGCGCCGGGTGCTGCTGCGCGCCGAGCCCGACCCGACGCTGCCGGCGCCCACCGATCACGCCCAGTCGGCCGTGGAGCGCGATCAGATCTGGTCCTGGCTGTCCCGGCTGCCGCGTCGGCAGCGGGCCGCCCTGGTGCTGCGCTACTACGAAGACCTGCCCGATGTCGAGATCGCCGACATCCTCGACTGTGCCGTCGGGACCGTACGTTCGTCCATCTCCCGGGCCCTGGCCACGCTCCGGGCCGAGTACGTGGAGGCGTGA
- a CDS encoding LCP family protein has translation MIEDDLRAAFVRHEPLTPSTGPLRAAIDRLAAARRRRRQRFQAAGVTLALIAALGVGVPQLRPDRPAEDPLLSGQPAGSPTGSLNVLLVGVDGFGEEPPYRLADSILLVHIPADRSRPYLISLPRDLEVSIPGRGIDKLNSAFYTGAAEPRPDLDAGYDLTRRVVADLTGVRVDAGAVLTFAGLRRITEAVDGVDVCLPNEVRSWHSRRVFPAGCQRLDGAASVDLLRQRRYLPDGAFDRDRNAQVYVAGLIQRAVAQDVLTNPVRLAALLSAAGKGLTVDDDGLPLTRLVAVLPELKSVDPVGLSLPVGPAADNSSRLRLDPKQGPVFLAALGEDRLAEWVAQHPEQVNRVR, from the coding sequence ATGATTGAGGACGACCTGCGTGCCGCGTTCGTCCGGCACGAGCCGTTGACCCCGTCGACCGGCCCGCTGCGGGCCGCGATCGACCGGCTCGCCGCTGCCCGCCGTCGCCGTCGGCAGCGGTTCCAGGCCGCCGGCGTCACGCTCGCCCTGATCGCCGCGCTGGGAGTCGGCGTGCCGCAGCTGCGCCCGGATCGGCCCGCCGAGGATCCGTTGCTGTCCGGTCAACCGGCTGGCTCACCGACCGGGTCGCTGAACGTCCTGCTGGTCGGCGTGGACGGCTTCGGCGAGGAACCGCCGTACCGGTTGGCGGACTCCATCCTGCTGGTGCACATCCCGGCGGACCGTAGCCGGCCGTATCTCATCTCGTTGCCGCGCGACCTGGAGGTGTCGATCCCTGGACGGGGGATCGACAAGCTCAACAGCGCGTTCTACACCGGTGCCGCCGAGCCCCGGCCCGACCTGGACGCCGGCTACGACCTGACCCGCCGGGTGGTCGCCGACCTGACCGGGGTACGCGTCGACGCTGGCGCGGTGTTGACCTTCGCAGGGTTGCGCCGGATCACCGAGGCCGTCGACGGGGTGGACGTCTGCCTACCGAATGAGGTTCGGTCCTGGCACAGCCGCCGAGTCTTTCCGGCCGGCTGCCAGCGGCTCGACGGAGCGGCCTCCGTCGACCTGCTGCGGCAACGGCGGTACCTGCCCGACGGCGCGTTCGACCGGGACCGTAACGCCCAGGTTTACGTCGCCGGGCTGATCCAGCGGGCGGTCGCGCAGGACGTGCTGACCAATCCGGTCCGACTCGCGGCGCTGCTCTCGGCGGCCGGCAAGGGTCTGACGGTCGACGACGACGGCCTGCCACTGACCAGGCTGGTGGCGGTGCTACCCGAGCTCAAGAGCGTCGACCCGGTGGGGCTCAGCCTCCCGGTCGGCCCGGCGGCGGACAACTCTTCCCGGCTGCGGCTGGACCCGAAGCAGGGTCCGGTGTTCCTCGCCGCGCTGGGCGAGGATCGGTTGGCGGAGTGGGTGGCGCAGCACCCGGAGCAGGTCAACCGCGTCCGGTGA
- a CDS encoding phage holin family protein yields the protein MGFLIRLAITAVALWITTLIVPGVDVHGRSGGNTVLTLIVVALIFGVINAVLKPVIKVVGCVFYLLTLGLFALVVNALLFLLTDRIARGLDLPFQVDGFWAAFWGAIVMTVVTWLISVIVPDDR from the coding sequence GTGGGCTTTCTCATTCGACTGGCGATCACCGCGGTCGCGTTGTGGATAACCACGCTGATCGTGCCCGGGGTCGACGTGCACGGCCGTTCGGGTGGCAACACCGTCCTCACCCTGATCGTGGTGGCACTGATCTTCGGCGTGATCAACGCGGTGCTCAAGCCGGTGATCAAAGTCGTCGGGTGCGTGTTCTACCTGCTGACCCTGGGTCTGTTCGCACTGGTGGTCAATGCTCTGCTGTTCCTGCTCACCGACCGGATCGCCCGCGGGCTCGACCTGCCGTTCCAGGTGGACGGTTTCTGGGCGGCGTTCTGGGGAGCGATCGTGATGACTGTGGTCACCTGGCTGATCAGTGTCATCGTGCCGGATGACCGGTGA
- the fbaA gene encoding class II fructose-bisphosphate aldolase, whose product MPIASPEAYAEMLDRAKAGRYAYPAINVTSSQTLNAALKGFADAESDGIIQVSTGGAEYLSGPSIKDMVTGAVAFAAYAHEVAKKYSVNIALHTDHCPKDKLDGFVRPLMAISQERVKRGEEPLYQSHMWDGSAVPVAENLQIAAQLLDEAAKAKIVLEIEVGVVGGEEDGVENAINDKLYTTTEDGLAMVEALGLGEKGRYMAALTFGNVHGVYKPGNVKLRPEILNQIQEAVGAKYGKDKPLSLVFHGGSGSLLSEIREALDYGVVKMNIDTDTQYAFTRPVADHMLRNYDGVLKIDGEVGNKKQYDPRAWGKAAEAGLAARVVEACEHLRSTGTTMTK is encoded by the coding sequence ATGCCCATCGCTTCCCCCGAGGCCTACGCGGAGATGCTGGACCGCGCCAAGGCTGGCCGGTACGCGTACCCCGCGATCAACGTGACCTCCTCGCAGACGCTGAACGCGGCGCTCAAGGGCTTTGCCGACGCGGAGAGCGACGGCATCATCCAGGTCTCCACCGGTGGCGCCGAGTACCTCTCCGGCCCCTCGATCAAGGACATGGTCACCGGCGCGGTGGCGTTCGCCGCGTACGCGCACGAGGTGGCCAAGAAGTACTCGGTCAACATCGCCCTGCACACCGACCACTGCCCGAAGGACAAGCTGGACGGGTTCGTCCGTCCGCTGATGGCCATCTCGCAGGAGCGGGTGAAGCGCGGCGAGGAGCCGCTGTACCAGTCGCACATGTGGGACGGCTCGGCCGTGCCGGTCGCGGAGAACCTGCAGATTGCCGCGCAGCTGCTCGACGAGGCCGCCAAGGCCAAGATCGTCCTCGAGATCGAGGTCGGCGTCGTCGGTGGCGAGGAGGACGGCGTCGAGAACGCCATCAACGACAAGCTCTACACCACCACCGAGGACGGCCTGGCCATGGTCGAGGCGCTCGGGCTCGGCGAGAAGGGCCGCTACATGGCGGCGCTGACCTTCGGCAACGTGCACGGCGTCTACAAGCCGGGCAACGTCAAGCTGCGTCCGGAGATCCTCAACCAGATCCAGGAGGCGGTCGGCGCCAAGTACGGCAAGGACAAGCCGCTCAGCCTGGTCTTCCACGGTGGCTCCGGCTCCCTGCTGAGCGAGATCCGCGAGGCGCTCGACTACGGCGTGGTGAAGATGAACATCGACACCGACACCCAGTACGCCTTCACCCGGCCCGTCGCCGACCACATGCTCCGCAACTACGACGGCGTGCTGAAGATCGACGGTGAGGTCGGCAACAAGAAGCAGTACGACCCGCGCGCCTGGGGCAAGGCCGCCGAGGCTGGCCTGGCCGCCCGGGTCGTCGAGGCGTGCGAGCACCTGCGCTCCACCGGCACCACGATGACCAAGTAA
- a CDS encoding LOG family protein, giving the protein MPTPPPADVIEPQLHTDEIQTRDEFDRQLATGRLTGLTVQGLRLDLAPVPDLTGVEVAGTLFVGCRFASRDVGADLVRRGANVVPPFSGLPYPTQPAHLYTPEDLAAGFAEGGFTGMYDTRVYDHYRAHGGALPDVKEALGQRLHDHGVDNALADATRVWLARHGPQSVVGIMGGHAVRRGSPAYRMAAVLGWELARADRLVVTGGGPGVMEAANLGAYLADRTAAELTEAIDLLATAPDFTDHHRYTAAALAVRQRYASVPRQRGADLGWARAGGLAIPTWLYGHEPANLFAGRIAKYFSNAIREDTILRLARGGIVFAPGRAGTVQEVFQAATKTYYGTDGASGAYIFLDRDYWTRELPVEALLRPLLAASPFGDLSSTIHLTDDVREAVRLLTT; this is encoded by the coding sequence GTGCCGACCCCACCTCCAGCGGACGTCATCGAGCCGCAGCTGCACACCGACGAGATCCAGACCCGCGACGAGTTCGATCGGCAGTTGGCCACCGGCCGACTGACCGGGCTGACGGTGCAGGGCCTGCGCCTCGACCTGGCGCCGGTGCCCGACCTGACTGGCGTCGAGGTCGCCGGCACCCTCTTCGTGGGCTGCCGGTTCGCCTCCCGGGACGTCGGGGCCGACCTGGTCCGGCGTGGCGCGAACGTGGTGCCACCGTTCTCAGGGCTGCCGTACCCGACCCAGCCTGCGCACCTCTACACCCCGGAGGACCTGGCCGCCGGGTTCGCCGAGGGCGGGTTCACCGGGATGTACGACACCCGGGTGTACGACCACTACCGGGCACACGGGGGTGCGCTGCCGGACGTCAAGGAGGCGCTGGGTCAGCGGCTGCACGACCACGGCGTGGACAACGCGTTGGCCGACGCCACCCGGGTCTGGCTGGCCCGACACGGGCCGCAGTCGGTGGTGGGCATCATGGGTGGGCACGCGGTGCGGCGCGGCAGCCCGGCGTACCGGATGGCTGCCGTGCTCGGTTGGGAGCTGGCGCGGGCCGACCGGCTGGTGGTGACCGGCGGCGGTCCCGGGGTGATGGAGGCGGCGAACCTCGGCGCCTACCTGGCGGACCGCACGGCGGCCGAGTTGACCGAGGCGATCGACCTCCTGGCCACCGCGCCCGACTTCACCGACCACCACCGCTACACGGCCGCGGCGCTGGCGGTGCGACAGCGGTACGCGAGCGTGCCCCGGCAGCGCGGCGCCGACCTCGGTTGGGCACGGGCTGGTGGGCTGGCCATCCCGACCTGGCTGTACGGACACGAACCGGCGAACCTGTTCGCCGGGCGGATCGCCAAGTACTTCTCGAACGCGATCCGGGAGGACACCATCCTGCGACTCGCCCGGGGCGGCATCGTCTTCGCCCCCGGACGGGCGGGCACTGTGCAGGAGGTCTTCCAGGCGGCCACCAAGACGTACTACGGCACCGACGGCGCCAGCGGGGCGTACATCTTCCTGGACCGTGACTACTGGACCCGGGAGCTGCCGGTGGAGGCGTTGTTGCGTCCGCTGCTGGCCGCGTCCCCGTTCGGTGACCTGTCGTCGACGATCCACCTCACCGACGACGTACGCGAAGCCGTCCGGCTGCTGACGACCTGA
- a CDS encoding DUF3151 domain-containing protein yields MQNLLPEPPATRLPANDEADAALAAADEAGTDEAFASVAAGFPTYSAGWAELAARAFAQGQVVTAYAYARTGYHRGLDQLRRSGWKGHGPVPWSHEPNRGFLRCLYVLSRAADEIGEADEAARCAQFLRDCDPEAADALASN; encoded by the coding sequence ATGCAGAACCTTTTGCCAGAGCCACCGGCCACCCGCCTGCCCGCGAACGACGAGGCCGACGCCGCCCTGGCCGCCGCCGACGAGGCCGGCACCGACGAGGCGTTCGCCAGCGTGGCGGCCGGCTTCCCGACCTACAGTGCGGGCTGGGCCGAGCTCGCGGCCCGGGCGTTCGCCCAGGGCCAGGTGGTGACGGCGTACGCCTACGCGCGCACCGGCTACCACCGTGGCCTTGACCAGCTGCGCCGCAGCGGTTGGAAGGGGCACGGCCCGGTGCCGTGGTCGCACGAGCCCAACCGGGGCTTCCTCCGCTGCCTCTACGTGCTGTCCCGAGCTGCTGACGAGATCGGCGAGGCCGACGAGGCGGCCCGCTGCGCCCAGTTCCTGCGTGACTGCGACCCGGAAGCGGCGGACGCGCTGGCGAGCAACTGA